CTTTTTACCACCCCTCTGAGTTCAGGCGACATTTTGGCAAACTCTTCGGCAAGACGCTGAGAATCAAGCATGCCAAGTTGAACATGCCCCCTTGCTACAACTGTGGCACTTCTTACATTACCTTCAGAAAGAAATGATGCAATACTTCCCACAAATGAACCATTGCTTATACTGATCAATTTAAGTTTTCCTTTGGGTGTTTCCTTGATGATATCAACGATGCCTTCCAGAATGACCCACATCCAGTTTCCGTAATTTCCCTCAAAAACAATTTCGTCACTGTCGAAAAACTCTTCTTCGTCTATGACATACATGTAATCCACTATAGGACCCTTGACCAACGGCAACTGTGTCTTTTTCCCTTTTGCCGTCTCGGATTTATCTTTAAAAGTTACCGGTCCTAATTTTTCTATCTTGCCGTCATCCACCATCCTGGTGCCATCCAAGATGATTTCCATACGATTTTTATTTATTACATTTTTTTTATCCACATCTTCCATGCAGAATTCAAACTCACCCTCTATCCATCCAAATAGAGAATAAAGTGCATCCAAACCTGACAAAGGGCCATTGGAAGCATCCACTGGGTTACCGTTGTTCACATATATTAAACCGGGCTCCTCGGCGTATTTGCTGGTGATGTGCAATATCCCTTCGCTGTTGTTGGTACCAAGTATCTGCAAAAGCTCTCCCAGATTTAGAAAGTCAAGTTTTCCTGAAAAGGCGCTATTTTTGTTCATGGTCTGCTTTTTACTGTTCCCAGTTCAGTTCTTTTCTTAGGGATTGTAAAGTTAATTTTAAGCATGCCTGCAAAGTTTTTCCCACGCCTTCTCCGGTAACCGCACTCGATTTAAATGAAGGGACCTTGAGCTGCCGGTTTAAGTCTTTTTCCATTTGTTCAAGGGGCAACAGTGGAATCCCTTCCTTACCCAGATCCCGCTTATTGTATTGCATGACCAGAGGGACTTTTAAAATGTTAAGGCCATACTCTTTTAAGTTCTGGTGCAGATCCTTGAGGGAAAGCATGTTTTTTTGACGTCTGACTTCGAGAGAATCAGCCACAAAAACGATACCGTCAACTCCCCTTAAAACAAGTTTTCGGGTGGACGAATATTGCACCTGTCCCGGAACGGTATATAAATGAACCCGCACATCGCAGCCTTTCATTTTTCCCAGTTCCATTGGGAGAAAATCAAAAAAGAGGGTTCGATCACCGTCGGTATTAATGGATACCATATCGGTGGTTACCTGTTTTTTATAGGATTTGTGAATATACTCAAGATTTGTAGTTTTCCCACACCTGCCAGGTCCGTAATATACTATTTTACACTCTATTTCCCGTTTTTTCAAATTAACGATAGCCATGCAATCAAGCTCCAAATGTGAATATTCAACTCTAAATAGTAAAAAGTATCACCGTTTTTGTTTACCCATCGACGACCTTGATGTCCAAACTGCAATCCCCCTTTTTGGGTCCTGATTTTATATATGTCATATTGGAAACAATCCCAGAACCGTTAAATATGGCTATGGGAGAAAAAAATTGAATGTCATCTATCCTAAATCCCACCTTCAAGTTTTTAATACGCCCCTGATCCCCGGTCGGTACCATGACATTGATCACGTTTCCCTGCTGAAAAGTCACATCAAGTTCAATGGCTCTGCCTTTTTGAGGTCCTTTATTCGACATGATTACGATAGAGCTGATATCAGGAACCTCTTCTTCATTTTCCTCCAAATCAAGAGGCTCGGTTTTTGTCGTTTTTTTAACTTCATTAAGGGTTTTCTTTATCCCTTTTTTCTCAAGGCTGCTTTTAAGAAAAAGTCGAACTTGTTCCAATTGATCGTTTCTAAACAGACGACTGGTTATCCATTGGTTATATTGCTCTATGGCGTCATCCGGAGCAGATAACGCCATATAACACCTGACAATATTCTTGGCCGCATTCACCCGTAAGGATTCCACCCTTATCAAATTTTCAAGTTCTTTTAAAGCCCTTTTATATTGGCCGAATTTCGCCAGATTAAGCGCACCTTCAAGTGCGGCTTCATCCTTTCCCATTTTTCGGGAAAAGAACTTTTTGTTTTTAATAATCTCCTGCGTCTTTTTTGTCATCTTTGGTGACGCAGGTGTATTTTTTTTTCTAAAGTCAGATTCAAGTGCTCCCAATTTTTGCGAAATGACGTGAATAAGGTTTTGCCGGTTTTTAATGGTATTACTTTTCAGAATTAATTCGGAGGCGATATTATATTTTTCCATCGCTTCCTGCAACAATCCCTGATCGCGATATACCTCCGCCTGCTGCAATAATGATTTGATGGTATTCATTGTGCGCTTAGCATTATAATATCGACAAGTTACGACTTTAGAAAAAATACCGCGCCGCTTAGCAGTTTATCAATTTAAAATAGGATTACACTTTCTAACAGCTTGTTTAGATTATTTATTTCAATATCTACCTTTTTTTTTACCAATCAGGTAAAAACTGCGAATAGTGCCTGATTGCACCATAATGTGCTGTCCTGTCAAACAAAATATATTTTATACCTCGTTTTTAGGGTAAATGTCAATATAGTAAATCATATAAATATGTTGACAATAATTATAATTATGTTATCGAATCCCTGTAACTTAATACTATATATAAGGAGATTTTCCATGGATAAAAAAGTAACCGTAGTCGGAGCCGGTAATGTGGGTGCCACAGCTGCCCAGAGGCTGGCAGAAAAAGAACTTTGTGATGTCGTTTTGGTTGATATTATTGAAGGCGTACCCCAGGGAAAAGCTTTGGATCTTACCGAAGCTGCACCTATCGAAAAACACGATGCGCATCTTGCGGGAACCAATACATATGAGCAATCAAAAGACTCAGACATTGTAATCATTACCGCGGGCATTCCACGAAAGCCAGGCATGAGTCGTGATGATCTTATCAGTACCAACGCGGGAATAATGAAAAACGTGACGGAACAGATCGCCAAGCTGTCCCCTGAGGCCATATTGATTGTGGTAAGCAATCCCCTTGACGCCATGTGCCAAGTTGCCTTTGATACAAGCGGGTTTCCCAAACAGCGAGTAATCGGAATGGCCGGTGTATTGGATTCAGCACGATTCAGGGCTTTTATTTCCATGGAGCTTAACGTTTCCGTTGAAAATACCCACGCTTTTGTTCTTGGCGGTCATGGAGATACAATGGTACCTTTACCTCGGTATTCCACCGTTGCAGGAATACCTATTACGGAGCTCCTCCCCAAAGACCGTATTGACGCTATGGTTGAAAGAACCGCAAATGGCGGTGCGGAAATCGTCGGGCTGCTGAAAACCGGGAGCGCGTATTATGCGCCTGCTTCTGCAGCAGTTGAAATGGCCGAATCAATCCTCAAAGACAAGAAAAAGATCCTTCCATGCGCGGCCTATCTTGAAGGAGAGTATGGCATCAATGATCTATTTATCGGTGTTCCGGTGAAACTTGGGGCAGCAGGTGTTGAGGATATTATCCAGATTGACCTGACTGAGGCAGAAAATGCGGCACTCAAAAAATCGGCCGACGCCGTACAAGAGCTCAAGGAATTACTAAAAAAGCTAGGAAGCTAGGAAGTCAGTAAGCTGGGGAGTTAGGATGTAAGAGGACATAAGCGCTAAGTTATTTTTGAGCCGGATGGACTGCTGAAGGCTTACAGAAGAAAATTAACATCCAACATCGAACGTCCAACATCGAATTTTGAATAAGGTATTCTGCCTGTTTTTTTTAAAATGGCGGAGCGAAGCGATTTCATCATTCGATGTTCAATGTTGGATGTTCGACGTTCATCGCTTCCCGGACTCCCAGCTTACTTGCTACTGACTCTGCTGTTTTGTAGCTTATGCCGGGTACAGCACTCAATTCTTCGATGCTTGCTGACCTTATTTTTGTAATACTTTTAAAATGCCTGAGCAGTATTTGTTTTCTCTTTTTTCCAATCCCCGGAATGGTATCAAGCACAGACCGCATGGATGTTTTTCCTCTGCGCTTTCGATGAAAAGAAATAGCAAACCGGTGCGCTTCATCCCTCACTCTTTGCAGGAAAAGCAACAGATCCCCTTGTTTGGCAAAATTGACCGGGTTTACTCTGCCGGGCTTATATATTTTATCCTGTACCTCTCCTCTTTTCTCATCTTTTTTAGCGATGCCGATAATATCAAATCTACCCTCTAGGTTGAGATCTTTAACCACTGAAACGGCAATATTCAGTTGACCTTTTCCCCCATCCACCACCAAAAGGTCTGGAAAAGGCTTTGATTTTTCTCCCTTGCCGTAACGTCTTCTCAACACTTCATTCATGTAAGCATAATCGTTATGTTTGGAAACCGTATTGATTGCATAACGTCGATAGGCCGACTTTTTCGATTTTCCATTTTCAAAAACAACCATGCCCGCCACCGGCTCCTTTCCTGATATGTTGGAGTTGTCAAAACATTCAATTCGCTTTGGCAGTCGGTTTATTTTTATTTTTTTCTGAAGTCTGGCCAGAATTTTTCTATCGGCAGATAAGGAAGCCATCTCTTCTTTCAGACCGATATCTGCATTCCTGTCCGCCATCGCCATAAGCTTTGCCTTTTCACCTCTTCTTGGCCAGAGAATACTTACTTTTTTCCCTTTGATGCTCTTTAACCATTCCTCGATTAAGGCAGAATCTTCAACCAGCATCGGGGTAAGTATTTCTTGGGGAATAAAAGGCTCTTTCTCATAGTACTGCCTGATAAATATTCCGATTGTTTCAGCATGGCTTGACAGGGTTTCGCAGAAAACAAAATTTCGAGTTCCCACCAGAACCCCCCCGCGGACAATCAAAACAGTGATGAGAGTCAATTCATGGGACCCGGCAATCCCTATCACATCCCGGTCAATAAAATCAGTTGAAACAACCACCTGTTTTTCAACCGTCTTTTCTAAGGCAAACATTTTATCCCTTAACATGGTAGCAGTTTCATAATCCTGATTGTCTGCTGCGGATATCATCTCTTTTTTTACTTTCTGTATGAGATCGCATGTACTTCCTTTTAAAAACAGAATAACTTCCCTGACAATTTCCCCGTAAACATCTCTATCAATATCATTGCAGCAGGGGGCAAGACATCTTTGCATTTGGCTGTTGAGACATGGTCGGGTTCTTGTTTTAAAATCGCTGGTGTGGCACTTGCGAAGTTTGAAGGTTTTATTGATCATCTTCAGGGTTTGTTGAACTGCTGCAGAAGAAACAAACGGTCCAAAATACATGGATCCGTCTTTCTTTATTTTACGGACAATAGTGAGGTTTGGATAGGGATGAGTGGTATCCAATCGTATGGAAGGATAACGCTTATCATCTTTTAAAAAAACATTGTAGCGTGGTTTGTATCGCTTGATTAAATTCGACTCGAGAATCAACGCTTCTTTTTCGCTGATTGTCACTATGGTATCAAAACGTTCAATTTTTTTTACCAGCACACTTGTTTTTATATCCGGCTGAACGGGTTTAATAAAATATGAGGCCAGTCTTTTTTTAAGATTTCGCGCTTTGCCGATGTAAATGATGGTACCTGCCGTATCTTTCATGAGATAGACACCCGGACCTGATGAAACCCTTGATAATTGGTCCTTGATACCGGATGTTTTTCGATTTTTATTTGGTGTTAAATTCACTGTCAAATACAATCATTTCTTTCAGGTGTCTGATCTGATCTCTTATTTGGGCGGCTTCTTCAAATTTAAGGGCTTTGGCTGCTTTTTTCATCTCTTTATCCAAAGATTTGATGATATCATCTAAATTATCCAAAGATTCAAATCCGACCACATCTTCAGACACCATGCTTATTTCCGGGGTGCTAAAATCATCCTCAAAAGAAAACACCTCGGCTATATCTTTTTTAATACTTTCAGGGGTAATCTTATGCCTCCGGTTAAAATTAGCCTGGATTTCCCTGCGGTGGTTCATCTCATCAATGGCTTCTTTCATGGATTTTGTCATGTGTTCAGCATACATGATTACTTTGCCGTTAATATTTCTGGAAGCGCGCCCGCATGTCTGAATCAAAGATCTTGTTGAACGCAAAAAACCTTCTTTATCCGCATCCAATATGGCCACCAGTGAGACTTCCGGTATATCCAGTCCTTCCCGAAGAAGATTGATGCCAATCAACACATCAAATTGGCCTGTTCTAAGATCTTTAATGATATCCATTCTTTGTAAAGTTTTTATATCGGCGTGAAGATAGCGTACCTTTACTCCCAAATCAAAATAATACTCCGTAAGATCTTCCGCCATCCTCTTGGTCAGGGTGGTGACCAGAACTCTTTGGCCATTTTTTTTACGCAGTAAAATTTCTTCGTAAAGATCATCCACCTGATTTATTGCACTCCTGACATCAATCTCCGGATCAATCAAACCGGTGGGTCTCACTATCTGTTTAACCACAGCGTTTTTTCCCTTTTTAAGTTCGTAATCCGCAGGAGTGGCCGATACATAGACAGTTTGTTTAATTCTGGATTTGCATTCTTCAAATTTAAGGGGACGGTTATCCAGGGCAGAAGGCAACCTGAACCCATATTCCACCAAGGTTTTTTTGCGGGATCTATCTCCTTTGTACATGCCACGCAGTTGAGGCATGGCAATATGACTCTCGTCAAAAAAAACCAGAAAATCATCGGGAAAATAGTCTAGCAGCGTTGGCGGGGGTTCTCCTGCCGCCCTTTGAGTTAAATGCCTGGAATAGTTTTCTATTCCGTTGCAATATCCAAGTTCTGATATCATTTCAAGGTCGAAATCGGTTCGCTCTTCGATCCGCTGGGCTTCAATCAACTTGTTTTCTTTTCTGAAATAGTCGATCCGTGACTTTAACTCTTCTACAATCGTTTCAGTCGCCTGTTTTAACCTGGATTTATGAGCAACATAATGACTGGCGGGAAATATAGTCACATCCTGAAGCTTTTTAATAACCGTGCCTCTAAGAGAATCGATTTGGGCAATGCCTTCTATCTGGTCGCCAAAAAAATCGATGCGAATGGCCATTTTTTCTTCATATGCCGGGAATATCTCGACACGGTCGCCCCTCACTCTAAAAACGCCTCTGTGAAAATCAAAATCATTTCTTTCATAATGCATGGAAACCAGGCCTGACAACATCCTGTCTCGATTGACCTCCTCATTATTTTCAATGTTGATACGCATGGAAAGATAGTCTTCCGGGGCACCTATTCCGAATATGCATGAAACGCTGGCAACGACAATCACATCCTTTCGTGAAAGCACGGACCGCGTTGCGCTGTGACGCAATTTATCGATCATTTCGTTTATGGATGAATCTTTCTGAATATACGTATCACTGGAAGGAATGTAGGCTTCGGGCTGGTAGTAATCGTAGTAACTGACAAAATACTCAACCGCATTTTCCGGAAAGAGAATTTTGAATTCGTTATATAGCTGGGCGGCTAAAGTTTTGTTCGGGGCAATCACCAGAGTCGGTTTCTCCACCCTATCAATTACATTGGCCATGGTGAATGTCTTGCCGGAACCGGTGACGCCAAGCAAAACATTATGTGGCTTTCCGCATAAAATATTTTTACTTAATTCTTTTATGGCGTTGGGCTGATCACCCTTGGGGGTGAAATCGGAAACTAATTTAAATAAAGACATGATGTGTTTGGCACGAAAAAATCGGTCATTTATTGCTGGTCACAACCGGCTGGTTGTTTTTTATTTTGAAAAGTGATGTTACGGGTTACGGGTTGCGCGTTTCGCGTTACGGGTTATCAAATAAAGGACTATTTTCGATTAACAACTCGCAACACGTAACTCGCAACATGCGGTGTTCAAGATGAAATCCATTTCAGGGTTAATCAAGGCCGGGCATTCAGAACCCGGATACATCCATTTCACTTTACCTTCCAGACAGTTCCCTCCGGTCCATCTTCAAGTTTGATATTCATTTCCTCAAGCTGTTTTCTGATAAAATCCGCCTTTTCCCAGTCTTTGGCCTTTCTGGCAGCAAAACGCTCCTGAACCATTTTATCTACTTGGGCGGCATCAAACGATGTATTGCCAAGCCGGAAAGATTTTTTGTTATCAAAGTACGTTTGGGGCGATTCTGTTAATATCCCGAGAATTCTGCCTATCTTAAGGATATCTGCCCGGCCGGATTTGACGGTTTTTTCAACTTCACCAGAGAGATTGTCCGATTTTTCATCCAGCAACCGGTTGATCATACGTACAGCGCCAAAAAGAACACCCGTACCACGGGCAGTGTTAAAATCATCATTCATTGCATGGGAAAAATCCTTCCATACGGCTTGGTTGCCTTCAAATTTTTCACTTAATGGTGGTCCGATTCTCTTTTCCATGCGTTGGAGAACTTTGTAAATCTTATCGAGCCCGGTGCTTGATTCATCCATCGCTTTATCGGTAAAATCGATCGGACTGCGATAATGATTGGAAAGCAGGAACAGGCGAATGGCTTCCGGATGATAAGATTTCAATACATCCTTTATCATCAGAAAATTCCCCAGAGATTTGGACATCTTTTCCTGGTCGATGTTTATAAACCCATTATGCACCCAGTATTTAACAAATTGTTTTCCAAAGGCTGCTTCGGACTGGGCAATTTCGTTTTCATGATGAGGAAAAGTCAGATCTCTTCCGCCTCCATGAATATCAATTGTTTCTCCAAGCAAGGCATAGATCATCGCGGAGCATTCGATATGCCAGCCGGGTCTCCCTTTTCCCCAAGGACTTTCCCATGAGGGCTCTCCAGGTTTTGCAGACTTCCATAAAGCAAAATCAAAAGGATTTCGCTTCCTTTTGTCTACATCAACCCTGGCGCCTGCCTCCATCTCTTCAAGTTTTCGACTGGAAAGCTTCCCGTAGTCCGGAAAAAGCTCTACGGCAAAATAAACATCGCTATCTATCTGGTAGGCCAAGCCTTTTTTTATTAGCTTTTCAACAAGTTGGATGATATCGTCGATATGCTCTGTGGCTCTGGGTTCAAGGGTCGCCCTTTCAACCTTTAACCCATCCATATCCGTATAAAATTCGTTTATATATTTTTCCGCAACTTCTGTTGAATCTATGCCAAGCTCTTTTGCTTTATTTATTATTTTATCATCCACATCGGTAAAATTTCTCACATAAGTGACTTCATATCCCTGTGACCTGAGATAACGTGCCATCACATCGAAAACCACCACGGATCTTGCATGACCGATATGGCAAGAATCATAAACAGTCGGGCCGCAGACGTACATTCGCACCCTTCCCTTTTCTATGGGTTGGAAAGTTTCTTTTTTTCTACCTAAAGTATTATAAATCTGTATAGTCATGTTAATATTTCCTATATGTTGAGATACACCTGCGGCGAATTCTTAAATGTTTGCATATTTATTAAATAAAGTTTGGTTACTTTTCTGCTTTTTAAATAAACATATTTTCAAACGTGTTTTGAACCGCAGAATATCGAACAAGGAATATCGAATGGCGAAGTTTTCCTTCGTAATTCTGTCACGTCTATGGCGTGATTCGATATTCAACATTTTATTCAATTAAAGCGACACATATCGCACCTATCCCTTCCCCCCTGCCGAACATTCCGAGGCCTTCGGTGGTGGTGGCTTTAATATTGATACAGTTTTGGTCCACATTCATAGCCAAGGCAATATTTTGTTGCATCTTTTCCCTGAAAGGGGAAATTTTCGGCTCTTGAGCAATCACAGTGGAATCTAGATTTACCAGCTTAAATCCCTTTTGGGTAATTTGCTTATATGTTTTTTCCAGCAGCTTAATGCTTGAAATCGCTTTAAATTTTTCATCCGTGGGCGGAAAATACAACCCGATATCCCCCAAGCCTGCCGCGCCAAAAAGTGCATCACAGATCGAATGAACCAGCACATCCGCATCTGAATGCCCCAGGAGTCCTTTTTCGAAAGGAATCACCACCCCGCCCACAATAAGTTTTCTCCCGGATATTAAACGGTGTACATCATATCCTGTACCGATTCGCATATATTATCCTGTTGTTAAATAGAGTGGATGGATTCGCCCAAAATCGGTTTTATCAGTAAAATTGATATTTTTTATAACATAAACGGTTTTGCCCGTAAAGGTTAACGATTGGAAGTTAAGAAAAAAGATACGTGCATTTGTCCTTTTATCCCCAGAACAGAGCAGGACTGATTTCATACCATGACAGCCCTGTCATTATCGACTTCCGGGGACAGGGGCTCATGATGCCGTTGATAACAAACAGATCGATGGTATGGTGCAAATCAAATTTCAGGGTAAGTTGGTCATAAAACAGTTTCAAGAGTCCCGTTTCAAACTTAAACCCGGTACTATGAGTCATGATGATATCCAGAAGATGGGAAAGCTTTTTCACCTCTTCAGCGCCCCAATCCGCAAAAATCAGGTTTAATAGCGTTTCCAAACAAATAAATCCTTTTTTACTGAATACCACCGGAATTTGCCTGACCACCGGAGCAATCATATAGGTGCTGTATGCGCCAAAATCAATGTTTCGCTCTTCCCATGCAGGACCTGCCGATGTTTTTAAAGGAATAAGAAGCCGTTGTTGATATCCCAGCAGGATAAGGTCGTTTTTTTCAGCTCTGGCAAGGTCAATCTCTTCATATGAAAGGGTGGTGCCAGCCGCATGCCGGTCAAAAAAATAATCCAGCAGACGGGCGTCGTATTCTGGAAATTGGCGATATAAAAGGGTGCGGAGCGCCTCTTGCTTCATGATCTCAAAAAGCCCCCAGTTCAGCAAAAACGCTGGGGTTGTATTCATACACCGGGGATGAGGATCGGGCAACTTCGGCAAAAGCCATCAGCTTTGGGCTGATAATACCGGAACCTTTGAGCACGGCGATCATGTGGCCTGTTTTGTTTTTCAGTCCATTACGAGAACATGCCCCTCCGATGCCGGCGCCGGAAACGGTATAATAGGTGCAAGCGCGTTTTATGGCAAGGACCAAATCCGGGATTTTTTCCCATTGCGCTTCATCCATCACTCTGAACAAATCATAAATGGCCTTCCTGGAGTCCCAAACCCCACTCAACCGTGCGTTCTTTACCAGCATCCGTGAAATATTGGGCATTTCATAGGACTCTCCCGGTTCAGCAAGCAGAATTCTGGAATCCCATTCCCCGCATTTTGCAGATCGTACCGGAATGATTAGCCTCCATCCCCAAAGCTCCAACAGCACTTCGGTCAGATGGTCACCGGCAATTTCCCTGATGTGGTTATAATGGGTGACATCATTCTCAACAAACCGATCAAGCACTGATGCAAACATCTCCACCAAAGCATCATCCTGCAAAAATGAGTTTAGCGCTTGTGCCAAATGAATCATGCTTAATACCCGGTTTCAATGACCCGATTCCATTTTAGGTGAAAAAATCACTTAACGGCAGTCGCTCTGTCGCCATGGATACGGCCATTATCCTGTCAGCGATATGCGTGGTCGTTTTTAGAGCAGGCCTCGCCAAAGTATTTAAACAAGGTGACCATACGATGGTCACTTTCTATCAACCACTCCGGATGCCACTGCACACCGACAATCCAGCTGGCATCGATTCCCTCGACAGCCTCAATAATCCCATCCGGTGCATGCGCCACGGCGTGAAGACCTTGACCCAGTTTGTCAATGGCCTGGTGGTGAAGGCTGTTAACCGATGCGTCGCCTTCACCGATAATTTCAGCCAGTCGGCTGCCCGGCAGCATTTTTACGGTATGAGACAGTAAATCTTTCGGATAATCGGGATAATAGTCATGCTTGGCGGCATGGGGTAACTGGGAGGCAATATCCTGCCAGAGTGTTCCACCTGCAACAACGTTCAACACCTGGATACCACGGCATATGGCCATGATGGGGAGATCGGCTTCCAGCGCCCAGTGAGACACCTGGATTTCCATGCTGTCTCTGGCAGGTGTCACCTTGCGCAGTCCCTTATGCGCGGACTGGTGATAGTGAACGGGATCAAGGTCGGGTCCGCCAATCAACAGCAAACCGTCAATCATTTGAAATAATTGTTTCAGAATCTTACGGGACTGAATGACCGGTAGGATAAGCGGTATGGCGTCAACTTTAAGCAGTGCGCGAATATAGCTGTCCGGCACGGCCGTGGATTGATTTCCCAGAATATCTTCACTTTCATGCCAGTATCCGGGAATACCGATTACTGGAGCCGGATGGCCGGATATCGTTGATGCTATCAATAAATACACCTTTTGGTTTTTACTGGCTTTTCCCTCTGTTTTGCTTTGGTATGCATTGTCCGTTTTACCAGGAGTTGAATCCCGATATGCAGTGGTAATGAAGAGCCAGCATGATTTATATTCTCTTACAACAAAGAGGCATTGAAATACTGTATCGATACATTATTGTCAATATGGTATTTTATGCCATAAAGAGTTAAAAATTCGGGATTTAGGGAGATATCGCTGTTTACTTTACATTGGTGTTTTGTTAAAGTTAGCCAAACAGTGGATTCAATGAATGAAACGGGTTTGCAGCGAAATATATTTCAAGAGGAGAATGAATGGACATCGCTAAGCTGATAAAAAAGACTATAAAAACAAGCCATAAGGCATTATCTGAATCAGAATCAAAGCAATTTCTTAAAAAATTTCACATTCCGGTCATCAAAGACACCGTTGTATCAAATAAAGATGAAGCAGTTAAAGCTGCGCAAAAAATCGGCTTCCCGGTGGTGGTTAAGGGACTCGGTGCCAATCTGCTCCACAAAACCGAACTGGGCCTGGTCCACCTGAATTTGACTGACTCTCAGTCCGTGGAAAATGCTGTCATCTCCATTGCTGAAAAAGGAGGAAACAGCCTGGAAGGCTTTTTGATCCAGCCACAACTCAAAGGGAAACGAGAGTTGGTGGCCGGTCTGTTTCACGATGATCAATTCGGGCCGGTGGTTATGTTCGGTACCGGAGGCGTGTTTGCCGAAGCCCTGTCTGATGTGACCTTTAGAATTGCACCCCTAACGGAAACAGATGCAAAGCAAATGCTCAATGAAATCAAAACCCATTCTCTGCTGGGAAATTTCAGAGGTGAAAATGCCGTTGACCGTGACCGGTTGGTGGATACCTTGCTGGGCCTTTCTCGAATCGGCATGGCGCATCCGGAGGTTTCTGAAATCGACATCAACCCGTTGATTATATCTGCCGACGGCAGCGTCTGTGCGGTTGACGCCCTGGTACTGATGGAAAACCATAAAAAGCAAAAAGAATACCTGCCCGCAGTCGATCCGCTCTTAATACGATCCATCTTTTATCCTGATTCCATTGCATTTGTCGGAGCATCTGCTCAAATCGGAAAATGGGGCTATACATTGTTGATAAATACTGCCACCGGTGGTTTTAAGGGAAAATTGTTTCTGGTAAACCCAAAAGGAGGAACGATTGCAGGCCATCGGGTTTATAAATCGGTTTCAGAAATTCCCGATGACATCGACCTGGCGGTGGTGACCATTCCTGCCTCCGGGGTGCTGGAACTGATCCCGCAATTCAAACATAAAAATATTAAAAATATGCTGCTGATCACATCCGGTTTTGCTGAAATCGGCCAAGAGGGAAGGAAGCTGGAAAAAGATCTGGTAAAAAAAGCCGAGGCTGCCGGCATACTGGTGCTGGGTCCAAATACAATGGGTATATGTAATCCCCATGCAGATTTTTATTGTACCGGTTCTCCGGTGAAGCCCATGCCGGGCTCAACCGCGGTCGTGTCCCAATCAGGGAATATGGGAGTACAGCTACTTGCCTTTGCAGATCAACAGGGCATTGGTATCCGCGGTTTTTGCGGTTCAGGCAACGAAGGGATGGTA
This region of Thermodesulfobacteriota bacterium genomic DNA includes:
- a CDS encoding ADP-ribosylation factor-like protein; its protein translation is MAIVNLKKREIECKIVYYGPGRCGKTTNLEYIHKSYKKQVTTDMVSINTDGDRTLFFDFLPMELGKMKGCDVRVHLYTVPGQVQYSSTRKLVLRGVDGIVFVADSLEVRRQKNMLSLKDLHQNLKEYGLNILKVPLVMQYNKRDLGKEGIPLLPLEQMEKDLNRQLKVPSFKSSAVTGEGVGKTLQACLKLTLQSLRKELNWEQ
- the uvrC gene encoding excinuclease ABC subunit UvrC, whose translation is MNLTPNKNRKTSGIKDQLSRVSSGPGVYLMKDTAGTIIYIGKARNLKKRLASYFIKPVQPDIKTSVLVKKIERFDTIVTISEKEALILESNLIKRYKPRYNVFLKDDKRYPSIRLDTTHPYPNLTIVRKIKKDGSMYFGPFVSSAAVQQTLKMINKTFKLRKCHTSDFKTRTRPCLNSQMQRCLAPCCNDIDRDVYGEIVREVILFLKGSTCDLIQKVKKEMISAADNQDYETATMLRDKMFALEKTVEKQVVVSTDFIDRDVIGIAGSHELTLITVLIVRGGVLVGTRNFVFCETLSSHAETIGIFIRQYYEKEPFIPQEILTPMLVEDSALIEEWLKSIKGKKVSILWPRRGEKAKLMAMADRNADIGLKEEMASLSADRKILARLQKKIKINRLPKRIECFDNSNISGKEPVAGMVVFENGKSKKSAYRRYAINTVSKHNDYAYMNEVLRRRYGKGEKSKPFPDLLVVDGGKGQLNIAVSVVKDLNLEGRFDIIGIAKKDEKRGEVQDKIYKPGRVNPVNFAKQGDLLLFLQRVRDEAHRFAISFHRKRRGKTSMRSVLDTIPGIGKKRKQILLRHFKSITKIRSASIEELSAVPGISYKTAESVASKLGVREAMNVEHPTLNIE
- the mdh gene encoding malate dehydrogenase — translated: MDKKVTVVGAGNVGATAAQRLAEKELCDVVLVDIIEGVPQGKALDLTEAAPIEKHDAHLAGTNTYEQSKDSDIVIITAGIPRKPGMSRDDLISTNAGIMKNVTEQIAKLSPEAILIVVSNPLDAMCQVAFDTSGFPKQRVIGMAGVLDSARFRAFISMELNVSVENTHAFVLGGHGDTMVPLPRYSTVAGIPITELLPKDRIDAMVERTANGGAEIVGLLKTGSAYYAPASAAVEMAESILKDKKKILPCAAYLEGEYGINDLFIGVPVKLGAAGVEDIIQIDLTEAENAALKKSADAVQELKELLKKLGS
- a CDS encoding cyclic nucleotide-binding domain-containing protein; translation: MNKNSAFSGKLDFLNLGELLQILGTNNSEGILHITSKYAEEPGLIYVNNGNPVDASNGPLSGLDALYSLFGWIEGEFEFCMEDVDKKNVINKNRMEIILDGTRMVDDGKIEKLGPVTFKDKSETAKGKKTQLPLVKGPIVDYMYVIDEEEFFDSDEIVFEGNYGNWMWVILEGIVDIIKETPKGKLKLISISNGSFVGSIASFLSEGNVRSATVVARGHVQLGMLDSQRLAEEFAKMSPELRGVVKSLDKRLKQVSSNTIDLYMQKYYFNEYVKNKKTVIKQGENEERAFTITKGNVVIARKNDTGFVPLSTIGKGDYFGNIPFFNLGHEPHNAFVFASKDLKLNPIDLKKLQQEHDRLSSTFKNIIENMATCTSVTTLLASKYQTKLVQK